In Prochlorococcus marinus XMU1404, the following proteins share a genomic window:
- a CDS encoding DUF760 domain-containing protein gives MFNPEFLATENNDPNDDNDLIQYLQKQSPEVLQRVATSASEDIQEIIRHNVQGLLGMLPSDQFDVKITSSKENIANLLSSAMMTGYFLRQMEQRKELEQTLKNDENMSIEE, from the coding sequence ATGTTTAATCCAGAATTTCTTGCTACTGAAAATAATGATCCGAATGATGATAATGATTTAATTCAATACTTGCAAAAACAATCACCAGAAGTTTTGCAAAGAGTAGCAACATCAGCTAGTGAAGATATTCAAGAAATTATAAGACATAATGTTCAGGGTCTTCTTGGAATGCTCCCTTCAGATCAGTTTGATGTAAAAATAACATCCTCAAAGGAAAACATAGCCAATTTACTATCTTCGGCAATGATGACAGGATATTTCTTAAGGCAAATGGAGCAAAGAAAAGAGTTAGAACAAACTCTTAAAAATGACGAAAACATGTCTATCGAAGAATAA
- a CDS encoding DUF4336 domain-containing protein, translating into MIVLEETFNKKWNWWPLFPLYPYGKKKTILRELIPDQIWSLEQIQGLYYVAVPIRMTVIKVDNGLMLINPLPPTKELINELEKLIMIHGNVKTIILPSASGLEHKIGLPALSRIFKDAEIWLCPGQWSFPINLPLDFLGIPSKRSRILFEEGTPHTNSFKWSSLGPLNLGLGRYQEISCFHYSTKTLHVTDAIVGIDSTPPEIFNFDPTPLLFHSRERGDEPLIDSIEQRKKGWKRLVLFSSFLKPGKLNIPPLKKILKYSFKKDLRNWRSHFGIYPFLWDADWESSLVEIMGKDTPKIQIAPVLQKLIFPRSKEVLIMWLENIKSFKDMEYLIPSHFTAPIKFTINDCQKLIDEINSQKWDKSPEDNKFLISLYKKLFDLGIIPKEVNL; encoded by the coding sequence ATGATAGTGTTGGAAGAAACTTTTAATAAAAAGTGGAATTGGTGGCCATTATTCCCCTTATATCCTTATGGAAAAAAGAAAACAATTTTAAGAGAATTAATTCCTGATCAAATATGGTCTTTGGAACAAATACAGGGATTATATTATGTTGCGGTTCCAATAAGAATGACGGTAATAAAGGTTGACAATGGATTGATGCTAATAAATCCACTGCCTCCGACAAAAGAATTAATAAATGAGTTAGAAAAATTAATTATGATACACGGCAACGTAAAAACAATAATTCTACCGAGTGCCTCTGGACTAGAACATAAAATCGGACTGCCAGCTCTTTCAAGAATTTTTAAAGATGCAGAAATTTGGCTTTGTCCTGGACAATGGAGTTTCCCCATAAATCTACCTCTAGATTTTTTAGGAATTCCATCAAAAAGATCAAGAATACTGTTTGAGGAAGGTACTCCACATACAAACTCCTTTAAATGGTCTTCATTAGGTCCACTTAATTTAGGACTTGGAAGATATCAGGAGATAAGCTGTTTCCATTATTCTACGAAAACTCTTCACGTAACAGATGCAATAGTTGGAATAGACTCTACACCACCTGAGATATTTAATTTTGATCCAACTCCACTTCTTTTTCATTCTAGAGAGAGAGGAGATGAGCCTTTAATTGACTCGATTGAACAAAGAAAAAAAGGATGGAAAAGGTTAGTCTTATTTTCATCTTTTTTGAAACCAGGTAAATTAAATATTCCACCTTTAAAAAAAATATTAAAGTATTCATTCAAAAAAGATCTTAGAAATTGGAGATCTCATTTCGGTATTTATCCCTTTTTATGGGACGCAGATTGGGAATCCTCTCTTGTTGAAATAATGGGTAAAGACACTCCTAAGATTCAAATTGCACCAGTTTTACAAAAATTAATTTTTCCGCGTTCTAAAGAGGTTTTAATTATGTGGTTAGAAAATATCAAGTCTTTTAAAGATATGGAATATTTAATTCCCTCTCATTTTACTGCACCCATAAAATTTACAATAAATGATTGTCAAAAATTAATTGATGAAATTAATTCACAAAAATGGGACAAATCACCAGAAGATAATAAATTTTTGATAAGTTTGTACAAAAAATTGTTTGATCTAGGAATAATTCCTAAAGAAGTTAATCTCTAA
- a CDS encoding metal ABC transporter permease: protein MELCLFLTLDSFITDPLTHDFMRKALLMSSLVAAVCGFLSSYLTLKGWALMGDAVSHSVMPGVVVAYALGLPFSLGAFIFGVGSVALIGFIKQKSRVKEDTVIGLVFTGFFALGIVLVSKIKSNIDLHSILFGSPLGISLSDVKQTIFISLLVVILLSIFRKDLMLYCFDPRHAKTVGINVLFLHYLLLTCLSLAAVVGLQSVGIILVVAMLITPGATAYLLTDKFDKMTIISVLSAIISSLIGIYVSFWFDLETGGSIVLAQTFIFLFAFLFAPRYGIFKLKKLFAGYK from the coding sequence ATGGAGCTCTGTCTTTTTTTAACTTTAGATTCATTCATAACAGATCCTCTAACTCATGACTTTATGAGAAAAGCACTTCTTATGAGTTCATTAGTTGCAGCTGTTTGTGGTTTTCTATCAAGTTATTTGACTCTTAAAGGATGGGCTTTAATGGGAGATGCAGTGTCGCATTCGGTAATGCCTGGTGTTGTGGTTGCTTATGCATTAGGTCTTCCTTTCTCCTTAGGGGCATTTATTTTCGGAGTTGGTTCTGTTGCATTGATAGGGTTTATTAAGCAGAAATCTAGAGTTAAGGAAGATACTGTTATTGGGTTGGTATTTACTGGATTTTTCGCTCTTGGAATCGTTTTAGTTTCTAAGATTAAAAGTAACATTGATTTGCACTCTATTCTTTTTGGTAGTCCATTAGGAATATCACTTTCAGATGTAAAACAAACTATATTTATTTCTTTATTGGTAGTAATCCTTTTATCAATCTTTAGAAAAGATTTAATGCTTTATTGTTTTGATCCTAGGCATGCAAAAACAGTTGGGATTAACGTACTTTTTCTTCATTATTTACTGCTCACATGCTTATCTTTGGCAGCTGTTGTGGGCTTGCAGTCTGTCGGAATTATTTTGGTAGTTGCAATGTTGATTACACCAGGAGCTACAGCATATTTACTTACGGATAAATTTGATAAAATGACAATAATTTCAGTATTAAGTGCAATTATCTCAAGCCTGATAGGAATCTATGTTAGTTTTTGGTTTGATCTTGAAACAGGTGGATCAATTGTCTTAGCACAAACTTTTATATTTTTATTTGCTTTTTTATTCGCTCCAAGATATGGAATATTTAAGTTAAAGAAATTATTTGCCGGGTATAAATGA